One region of Candidatus Rokuibacteriota bacterium genomic DNA includes:
- the pheA gene encoding prephenate dehydratase — MNLGDLRSRINTLDEEILHLLNQRADAALEIGELKRQQALPYFVPEREAQVLERLAALNGGPLPAEALRAIWREILSASLALENPLPVAYFGPPGTHTHQAAAQRFGSSAAFVAVRSIGEVFDEVERGRAELGVVPVENSTEGPVNITLDRLLDCEALITGEITLEITHHLLSRAGTLDEVKTVCSHPQALAQCRQWLAANLGKARTEETSSTSAAAVRAKDEPTVAAIASEMAARLHDVPVLRRRIEDNPYNSTRFLVLGRRPVPPTGRDKTSILFSMRNEPGVLYSILRPFAERRLNLTKIESRPTKRRPWEYVNFVDFEGHRDTEVVRAALAAVTERCQFLKVLGSYPAA; from the coding sequence ATGAACCTGGGCGATTTGCGCTCCAGGATCAACACCCTCGACGAAGAGATCCTCCACCTCCTCAACCAGCGCGCAGACGCCGCCCTCGAGATCGGCGAGCTCAAGAGGCAGCAAGCCCTCCCGTACTTCGTCCCCGAGCGCGAGGCGCAGGTCCTGGAGCGCCTCGCGGCGCTCAACGGTGGCCCGCTCCCGGCTGAGGCACTCAGGGCCATCTGGCGGGAGATCCTCTCGGCCTCTCTGGCCCTGGAGAACCCGCTGCCGGTAGCCTACTTTGGCCCGCCCGGCACCCACACCCACCAGGCGGCCGCGCAACGCTTCGGATCCTCCGCGGCCTTCGTGGCGGTCCGCAGCATCGGCGAGGTGTTCGACGAGGTCGAGCGGGGCCGCGCCGAGCTCGGCGTGGTGCCGGTGGAGAACTCCACCGAGGGGCCCGTCAACATCACGCTCGATCGGCTGCTCGACTGCGAGGCGCTGATCACCGGCGAGATCACGCTGGAGATCACCCATCACCTCCTCTCCCGGGCGGGCACCCTGGACGAGGTCAAGACGGTCTGCTCGCACCCGCAGGCCCTCGCCCAGTGCCGGCAATGGCTCGCCGCCAACCTCGGGAAGGCCCGGACCGAGGAGACCTCCTCGACATCCGCCGCGGCCGTGCGCGCCAAGGACGAACCCACGGTGGCTGCCATCGCCTCGGAGATGGCCGCGCGCCTGCACGATGTCCCCGTGCTGCGGCGGCGCATCGAGGACAACCCGTACAACTCCACCCGCTTCCTGGTGCTGGGACGACGGCCCGTGCCGCCAACCGGACGGGACAAGACCTCCATTCTCTTCTCCATGCGCAACGAGCCCGGCGTCCTCTACAGCATCCTGCGCCCCTTCGCCGAGCGCAGGCTCAACCTGACCAAGATCGAGTCGCGGCCGACCAAGCGACGCCCCTGGGAGTACGTGAACTTCGTGGACTTCGAGGGGCACCGGGACACCGAGGTGGTGAGGGCAGCGCTCGCGGCCGTCACGGAGCGCTGCCAGTTCCTCAAGGTTCTTGGATCCTACCCGGCCGCATAA
- a CDS encoding rRNA pseudouridine synthase: MAQIRLSKILAQSGLTSRRGGEALLAQGRVTVNGRVRLEPGAQADPGVDVIAVDGRALPAVEPKTYLLLHKPRGYLSSAGDPGGRPVVLDLVRGRGPRLFPVGRLDYDAEGLLLLTNDGALAHRLLHPRYEIPRVYEAEVEGRVRPADLGRWRRGVTLSDGPAVPAAVTILGAGPRGTRLRLTFGEGRNREVKRYCQALGHPVHRLVRVAFGPLRLGRLRVGESRPLTAAELGALRGLRGPDSSPTMQGLPTEASQELL, encoded by the coding sequence CTGGCGCAGATCCGCCTCAGCAAGATCCTGGCGCAGTCGGGGCTGACGTCGCGCCGCGGGGGTGAGGCGCTCCTGGCCCAGGGGCGCGTGACGGTCAACGGCCGGGTGCGCCTGGAGCCGGGTGCGCAGGCCGATCCGGGCGTGGACGTGATCGCCGTGGACGGCCGCGCGCTGCCCGCCGTCGAGCCCAAGACGTACCTGCTGCTGCACAAGCCGCGCGGGTACCTCAGCAGCGCCGGCGACCCTGGCGGCCGGCCCGTCGTGCTCGACCTGGTGCGTGGCCGGGGGCCGCGGCTCTTCCCGGTGGGTCGCCTCGACTACGATGCCGAGGGCCTGCTCCTGCTCACCAACGACGGAGCCCTCGCCCACCGGCTCCTTCACCCGCGGTACGAGATTCCCCGGGTCTACGAGGCGGAGGTGGAGGGACGGGTGAGGCCGGCGGATCTCGGCAGGTGGCGCCGGGGCGTCACCCTGTCCGACGGGCCCGCCGTCCCTGCCGCGGTGACCATCCTCGGGGCCGGCCCCCGGGGGACGCGCCTCCGGCTGACCTTCGGGGAGGGGCGCAACCGCGAGGTCAAGCGATACTGCCAGGCGCTGGGGCATCCGGTGCACCGCCTCGTCCGCGTCGCATTCGGCCCCCTGCGGCTCGGGCGGCTGCGGGTGGGGGAAAGCCGCCCGCTGACGGCCGCGGAACTGGGGGCGCTGAGAGGCTTGCGCGGCCCGGACTCATCCCCTACAATGCAGGGGTTGCCGACCGAGGCGAGTCAGGAGCTTTTATGA
- the scpB gene encoding SMC-Scp complex subunit ScpB: MSEPLDILEALLFASDIPVEAATIQEVLGLPGPAEALDLVQALRQRLEGRGRALQVMEAGGGFRLVTRPEMAPWLVKLARSRTRSRLSRPALETLAIIAYRQPVSRPEVDAIRGVNSEGVLDSLLERRMIRIGGRKDSPGRPFLYETTRDFLVAFGLRDLTDLPKVEGELLVPGAEGTEPAGEPLLAAGAGPEAEPGAVPGGSGEGSAAPAVAGREGQRGEPAAGADPPQQDPGAVGADVAPRG; this comes from the coding sequence ATGAGTGAGCCCCTCGACATCCTGGAGGCGCTCCTCTTCGCCTCCGACATCCCGGTGGAGGCCGCGACGATCCAGGAGGTGCTCGGCCTCCCAGGGCCAGCCGAGGCCCTGGACCTCGTGCAGGCGTTGCGGCAGCGTCTGGAAGGGCGGGGGCGGGCCCTGCAGGTCATGGAGGCTGGGGGAGGCTTCAGGCTCGTCACCCGCCCGGAGATGGCGCCATGGCTGGTGAAGCTGGCCCGGAGCCGGACGCGCTCACGGCTGTCGCGTCCAGCCCTCGAGACGCTCGCCATCATCGCTTATCGCCAGCCCGTGTCCCGCCCCGAGGTCGACGCCATCCGCGGCGTCAACTCCGAGGGCGTGCTCGACAGCCTGCTCGAGCGGCGGATGATCCGCATCGGCGGCCGCAAGGACTCGCCGGGCCGACCTTTCCTCTACGAGACGACCCGCGACTTCCTCGTGGCGTTCGGGCTGCGCGACCTGACGGACCTGCCGAAGGTCGAGGGCGAGCTCCTCGTGCCCGGAGCCGAGGGGACGGAGCCCGCGGGCGAGCCGCTGCTCGCAGCCGGCGCGGGTCCCGAGGCCGAGCCCGGTGCTGTGCCCGGCGGAAGCGGCGAGGGCAGCGCGGCGCCGGCTGTCGCCGGGCGAGAAGGGCAGAGGGGGGAGCCGGCCGCTGGCGCAGATCCGCCTCAGCAAGATCCTGGCGCAGTCGGGGCTGACGTCGCGCCGCGGGGGTGA
- a CDS encoding segregation/condensation protein A: MTGSPAEAGTGLTVRVESFEGPLDLLLHLCRTQEVDLARLPIRTITDQYLDHLESVRFQELEVAGSFMVMAATLIYLKSKLLVPDAGGAEEGALDEEGELLRRELALRLQEYARVKVLGAWLGQREAEQALLFGRTVGELPPPEAVPLEDLSVHLLQRAMTRLIQEQKRQTPREVEASPLSILERMAEIVSLLHHTWSLLFSSVAGAERVRAEWIVTLLALLELVRLGQARARQGDLFGDIVIERRLPEAAAAAGAADPRREGDRENE, translated from the coding sequence GTGACCGGTTCGCCCGCCGAGGCCGGCACCGGCCTCACGGTCCGGGTGGAGTCCTTCGAGGGACCACTGGACCTGCTCCTGCACCTCTGCAGGACGCAGGAGGTAGACCTGGCGCGGCTGCCAATCCGGACCATCACGGACCAGTACCTGGACCACCTGGAGTCGGTGCGCTTCCAGGAGCTGGAGGTGGCGGGCTCCTTCATGGTCATGGCCGCCACGCTGATCTACCTCAAGTCCAAGCTCCTGGTGCCCGACGCCGGGGGAGCAGAGGAGGGTGCGCTGGACGAGGAGGGTGAGCTCCTGCGGCGCGAGCTGGCCCTGCGGCTGCAGGAGTACGCGCGCGTCAAGGTGCTGGGCGCCTGGCTCGGGCAGCGCGAGGCGGAGCAAGCGCTGCTCTTCGGCCGCACCGTGGGCGAGCTGCCGCCGCCGGAGGCGGTCCCACTCGAGGATCTGTCCGTCCACCTCCTGCAGCGCGCCATGACGCGGCTCATCCAGGAGCAGAAGCGTCAGACGCCCCGCGAGGTCGAGGCGAGCCCGCTGTCCATCCTCGAGCGGATGGCGGAGATCGTGTCCCTGCTGCACCACACCTGGTCGCTGCTCTTCTCGTCGGTGGCCGGGGCCGAGCGCGTCCGCGCGGAGTGGATCGTCACCCTCCTGGCCCTGCTGGAACTGGTCCGCCTGGGCCAGGCCCGCGCGCGCCAGGGCGATCTCTTCGGCGACATCGTGATCGAGCGGCGCCTCCCCGAGGCCGCTGCGGCCGCTGGCGCCGCGGACCCCCGGCGCGAGGGAGACCGAGAGAATGAGTGA
- the trpS gene encoding tryptophan--tRNA ligase: MPSSRPRVLSGMRPTGKVHLGNYLGALANWVRLQEDHDCFFFVANWHALTTDAANSVEAPASTLEMGADWLGAGLDPGRSTLFIQSLVPEHAELHLLFSMVTPVGWLERVPTYKEMVEQLGLESPSYGLLGYPLLQAADILMYKPQWVPVGIDQVPHVELTREVARRFNSTWGPVFPEPSAKLTQIPKVPGTDGRKMSKSYDNAIYLSDSPEEITAKVRPMITDPARRRRTDPGTPDLCPVFDLHRIFTPEADREACAVGCRTAGIGCLDCKGVLLKHMLPPLGEIRERRRSFAEHPGEVLEVLHEGSRRARAVARQTMEEVRGVVGLEP; the protein is encoded by the coding sequence ATGCCGTCATCGAGGCCGCGGGTACTGTCGGGCATGCGTCCCACCGGCAAGGTTCACCTGGGGAATTACCTGGGCGCCCTGGCCAACTGGGTGCGCCTGCAGGAGGACCACGACTGTTTCTTCTTCGTCGCCAACTGGCACGCGCTCACGACGGACGCGGCCAACAGCGTCGAGGCGCCGGCGAGCACGCTCGAGATGGGAGCGGACTGGCTCGGCGCTGGGCTCGACCCCGGACGCTCCACGCTGTTCATCCAGTCGCTGGTCCCCGAGCACGCGGAGCTGCACCTGCTCTTCTCCATGGTGACGCCGGTGGGCTGGCTCGAGCGCGTGCCGACGTACAAGGAGATGGTGGAGCAGCTGGGGCTCGAGTCGCCCTCCTACGGGCTGCTGGGCTACCCGCTGCTGCAGGCGGCCGACATCCTCATGTACAAGCCGCAGTGGGTCCCGGTGGGGATCGATCAGGTGCCGCACGTGGAGCTGACCCGTGAGGTCGCCCGGCGCTTCAACAGCACGTGGGGGCCGGTGTTCCCGGAGCCTTCGGCAAAGCTGACGCAGATCCCCAAGGTGCCGGGCACCGACGGCCGGAAGATGTCGAAGTCCTACGACAACGCCATCTACCTCTCCGACTCGCCCGAGGAGATCACCGCCAAGGTTCGCCCGATGATCACGGATCCGGCGCGCCGGCGGCGCACCGACCCCGGCACGCCCGATCTCTGCCCGGTCTTCGACCTGCACCGCATCTTCACGCCGGAGGCGGACCGCGAGGCCTGCGCCGTCGGCTGTCGCACGGCAGGCATCGGCTGCCTCGACTGCAAGGGCGTGCTCCTCAAGCACATGCTGCCCCCGCTCGGCGAGATCCGCGAGCGGCGGCGGAGCTTCGCCGAGCATCCGGGGGAGGTGCTCGAGGTGCTGCACGAGGGCTCGCGCCGCGCCCGCGCCGTGGCCCGGCAAACCATGGAGGAGGTGAGGGGTGTCGTGGGGCTCGAGCCGTGA
- a CDS encoding glycosyltransferase family 2 protein: MSRARLSVAVIAWNEEERLRACLESVAWADEILVVDAESTDKTVFLAREFTDRIWVRPWPGFAAQKNFALDQAGGDWVLSLDADERVTPALRERIRRLLAEGGVAAGYRIPRQNIFWGVWVRHGGLYPDYQLRLFRRGAGRFVEDAVHESVRVSGPVERLGEPLLHHSYRTLHDFVQRSDRYSTLAARDWLARGRPTGPLDLIFRPLWRFLSMYIMRLGFLDGWRGFVLAVLYADYVFLRMAKAWEARLSRSDTD; this comes from the coding sequence GTGAGCCGCGCGCGGCTGTCCGTGGCGGTCATCGCCTGGAACGAGGAGGAGCGGTTGCGGGCCTGTCTGGAGAGCGTCGCCTGGGCCGACGAGATCCTGGTCGTGGACGCCGAGTCCACCGACAAGACGGTCTTCCTTGCCCGCGAGTTCACCGACCGCATCTGGGTACGACCGTGGCCCGGCTTCGCGGCGCAGAAGAACTTCGCCCTGGATCAGGCCGGGGGCGACTGGGTCCTCTCGCTGGACGCCGATGAGCGCGTGACGCCGGCGCTGCGGGAGCGGATCCGCCGGCTGCTCGCCGAGGGAGGGGTGGCCGCAGGCTACCGCATCCCGCGGCAGAACATCTTCTGGGGGGTGTGGGTGCGCCACGGGGGACTCTACCCCGACTACCAGCTGCGCCTCTTCCGCCGGGGGGCCGGACGGTTCGTCGAGGACGCTGTGCACGAGTCGGTGCGGGTGAGCGGGCCAGTGGAGCGGCTCGGAGAGCCGCTGCTCCACCACTCCTACCGGACCCTGCACGACTTCGTCCAGCGCTCGGACCGCTACTCCACGCTGGCGGCCCGGGACTGGCTCGCGCGGGGCCGGCCCACGGGGCCGCTCGACCTCATCTTCCGCCCCCTCTGGCGCTTCCTCTCGATGTACATTATGCGCCTGGGGTTCCTGGACGGCTGGCGGGGCTTCGTGCTCGCCGTCCTGTACGCCGACTACGTCTTTCTGAGGATGGCGAAGGCCTGGGAAGCCCGCCTCTCCCGGAGCGACACGGACTGA
- the waaC gene encoding lipopolysaccharide heptosyltransferase I: protein MKVALVKLSALGDVIHTLPVARALRRAWPGAQLTWIVEAREYAILRDHPDLDRVIPVNTRLWRRLVWRPGGAREVWGKLGRLRRRVRGARFDVALDLQGLLKSGILTAYTGAPVRIGFSASRCREGLSALFTNRRVTPPPEAVHVVEQYLSLLGPLGIRGIVPEFHLPVRPVAEQLMDDFLAEHGLKPRERLVALNPGAGRPEKRWPVSHFRTLAERLGGEAGARVLLLWGPDEVHMARQIATGLSSRAVLAPPTDLDELSALLRRSSLMIAGDTGPLHLAAAVGTPCLGLFGPTRAERNGPYGARCRGLQSPDGTMERLSPAEALAAAQALLDAGNP, encoded by the coding sequence ATGAAGGTCGCCCTCGTCAAGCTCTCGGCCCTCGGGGATGTCATCCACACGCTGCCCGTGGCCCGGGCACTCCGTCGCGCCTGGCCCGGGGCGCAGCTGACGTGGATCGTCGAGGCGCGGGAGTACGCCATCCTGCGCGACCACCCGGATCTGGACCGCGTGATCCCGGTGAACACCAGGCTCTGGCGACGGCTCGTCTGGCGCCCCGGGGGCGCGCGCGAGGTGTGGGGGAAGCTCGGGCGCCTGAGGCGCCGCGTGCGCGGCGCGCGCTTCGACGTCGCGCTGGATCTCCAGGGGCTGCTCAAGAGCGGGATCCTCACGGCCTACACGGGCGCCCCGGTCAGGATCGGCTTCAGCGCCTCCCGGTGCCGGGAGGGGCTGAGCGCGCTCTTCACGAACCGCCGCGTGACGCCACCGCCCGAGGCCGTGCACGTGGTGGAGCAATACCTGTCGCTGCTCGGGCCACTGGGCATCCGCGGGATCGTGCCGGAGTTCCACCTGCCCGTGCGGCCGGTCGCCGAACAGCTCATGGACGACTTCCTCGCCGAGCACGGGCTCAAGCCCCGGGAGCGCCTGGTGGCCCTGAACCCGGGGGCGGGCCGGCCGGAAAAGCGCTGGCCGGTGAGCCATTTCCGGACGCTGGCCGAGCGCCTCGGCGGCGAGGCCGGCGCCCGCGTCCTGCTGCTCTGGGGGCCCGACGAGGTGCACATGGCGCGGCAGATCGCCACCGGGCTGTCGAGCCGCGCCGTGCTGGCGCCGCCCACGGACCTCGACGAGCTCAGCGCGCTGCTGCGCCGCTCTTCGCTCATGATCGCGGGCGACACCGGACCACTTCACCTGGCTGCCGCCGTGGGCACCCCCTGCCTGGGCCTCTTCGGTCCGACGCGCGCGGAGCGCAACGGCCCCTACGGGGCCCGCTGCCGCGGCCTGCAGAGTCCCGACGGGACCATGGAGCGGCTCTCGCCCGCGGAGGCGCTGGCCGCCGCGCAGGCGCTTCTCGACGCGGGCAATCCGTGA
- a CDS encoding adenylyltransferase/cytidyltransferase family protein, translating to MAPRCSLEEALRLAATWRAEGKRIVLANGCFDLLHVGHVRYLQAARALGDVLLVALNSDASVRRLKGQGRPVVAEGERAEIVAALRPVDAVVVFDEDTVDSLVSRLRPDVQAKGTDYTEDSVPERQSVLGAGGRVAIAGDPKEHSSRDLIAAILQRFAR from the coding sequence ATGGCACCGCGCTGTAGCCTCGAGGAGGCACTCCGCCTGGCCGCGACCTGGCGGGCCGAGGGCAAGCGCATCGTGCTCGCCAACGGCTGCTTCGATCTCTTGCACGTGGGGCACGTGCGCTATCTGCAGGCGGCCCGCGCGCTCGGGGATGTGCTCCTGGTGGCACTCAACTCGGACGCCTCCGTGCGCCGGCTCAAGGGACAGGGCCGCCCGGTGGTCGCCGAAGGGGAGCGAGCCGAGATCGTGGCCGCCCTCAGGCCGGTGGACGCCGTGGTTGTCTTCGACGAGGATACGGTCGACAGCCTCGTGAGCCGTCTCCGCCCCGACGTGCAGGCCAAGGGAACGGACTATACGGAGGACTCGGTGCCCGAGCGTCAGAGCGTCCTCGGGGCGGGGGGGCGCGTGGCCATCGCAGGGGATCCTAAGGAGCACTCGAGCCGCGACCTCATCGCGGCCATCCTCCAGAGATTCGCGCGGTGA